The Brachypodium distachyon strain Bd21 chromosome 4, Brachypodium_distachyon_v3.0, whole genome shotgun sequence nucleotide sequence CTAACCGTATTATGATTCTTAAATAATCTTTACGTCCATTTTCCAAATGTGATGATAAAACAGCGTTCGCGCAGCTGATTGACCAACTTCATATCTATTTCAGCGCACTACATATGGTATCAGATAGGCATTTAATTAGTTAAAGATGCACAGTGAAATGGTTTAATTAGCAATGCCTTGCTGTCATGCAGATGTTCATGTTGAGGAGGACATCTGAAGAGCCCACTGGGCATGCCGCGGCCATCATGAGTGATGTCCTCGTGAATGCAGAGTGCAACGGTGTAATTGATGCTGCTCAGAAGAGATTGCTCCTCCATGAGATAGCTCTCCGTTTATCCTCCTGACACTCCATATATAGCTGTCTCCCCTCAGAAAGCTAACAGCATACTATACTGTTGATACCAAACCCTTTTGTGTCGAGAAGTCCCTTGGCACAGATGAGAAAGGCATACGGCCGGTAGATGTTGATGTATACACCAAGGGAATAGAAGGTTCCCCGCTTTCATGATTGATGGTACCTTCCAGAGTTCAGATAGGTTTGTCGCTTCTTTGTTGGCTGGGCTCATCTGAAGTGGCTACCAAGGTGAGATAGAAGAATCCCAGTTCAGACAGAATTTTGTAGAGCTTAGAGCACTGTAATTGCATATAGGTCTCGGCAAGGCATTGTAACTGCAAATAGGGCTCTTGTAACTAGAGAGTGCGTCAATGCGTGTAGTTTAAGTTTAATCTCTTACTATGTCACAAGCATTGTGGATTTTGCTACTTCCAGCGAGTGACTAAAATTTTGGGTTGTGGTGAAGGAACTGATGGTGATAACTCTGCTGATTTATGTTCTTCCTGCATGTTTCTATATCCGTGTTCATGATGAAAAGTTGCTTGTGAAATTTAGGCAAATTATGTTGACCTTTTTCGTATCAAACAACGACACACTTAAGCTGCCAAATTGCCAGTTGCCGGCGGTGACGCCCATCGGTCCCCAGGGCACGCAGAGTGCTTGCTATATCTGTCATTTATGCGTCAATCCGATGAAGGGCATAGCTGATGCCCATCTATGATCTATCTGTCAAATCTGTGCAGCCACGTACCAAATTAGATCTTCTGAACATCCAATAATGCAATATGGCACAACTTATACAAGTTGTTTATCTAAAAATCCCTGCATATGTGTTTACCATCCTACTCCTAAGAAAATTCCCAGGGGTGGCTGGGTTTTCATACACTTCACCTGAAGATCTACAAAAATACGCGTGTTAGTCTGCCACTGCCATAGCTGAATTCTTCTATTTCACGGTAACACTGTTTGTAATTCATCATCAAACTAAAACACACACACTCTTTGCTTTTAATGTGATACAGATTTCACTACAACTAACTTTCCAGTCATATATGTCAATAGATATAAAGTAGTTCCAGCTTCCAAGCAGATCCAACAAGGCAATAGATATAAAGCAAAGTATACATAGTTCTTTTGGTCTCTAAGACAAATCCAGAAACCCCCATCAGGTACAAATGCTTCTATGACCAGGTTTACCCTCCTTAAATGTATCGCCGCAGTAACAATGGTAACATAAAAAATGTGCAATCATACAAATCTTCACTGAATTCACTAGTTTTTGGCGACAAAGGTTAGGTAGTACCAACCTGAAACGGCCATAACAAGCATAAACAAAGGGAGTACGTAGTCCAGAAATATGTTTGGAGCAGGAGAGCCTTTGTTCCTTTGCATCGTTTGGGAGTTCAGTGCCATATAACTGCCATCAACTGTTCCGGCATCCGATGGATTAGGAGGCACATAGTCCTCAATGCTTCCGATCAGGTAGCTGTTCATCATGCTGATGGCTGATGTGCTGTGGCCAACATCTTCAAATGCCTCTGTGGCGTCTCCAGAGGCTTCAAGAATCAATTAAAGACAGATGCAGCCAAATTTAGCAACTTGTCAATATTTGGCGTGTCCATTTTCCAGATGGATCGCGTTCAAAGGCTCAACTGATGTGTAAAtattgcagtttttttttctgatagTTAAATTACTACACTACTTCACTATATCTGTACCCAGTCCACATGCGCACAAACCAAGGAATCACTAAATCAAGGGGGAAAAACAAGATAACCGTAAATAGTAACATATTACAACCAATTAACGTGGTATCACTTCAGTTTAAGAAAGAACTATTAACATGACATCGGTGAAGAGCCAATGGATATTGTCTACATTGTATTGTATGGCCTATTCCATCGTATTCTATCATCGATGGTATAGCAAATTTCAAATCCGCAAGAAGAGGTACTACCAAACATAACCAATGACCATGAGGCTCTGAGCTCTAATACAAACACAAGTAAGCAATCTGAGCATATCATTACACTTTGAACTTCCCTAAAATCTAGGTCTCTATAAGGGAATTCATCAGTGTTACTGTTAAGAGGTTCGAGTTGATCACCAAAAGTAAGTCAACCGAGCCAAGGAATATGAATTATGAATTTTGGTATCACGAGATCCACACACACAGAGAGATAAATATGGCAACACAATGGAATCCCATATTGCCGTAATTCAGTGCCAACAGTATAAGAGGGGTCAGTAACTTACTATTCCTTGAAATTCAGAAATGAAGCCAGAGAAGCAACGGGTGGAGAGATCTCATTCTTACCAGATACATGGAGCAGAACGTCCTCTCCACCAGGGTGGTCCTCCAAGAATTTGGTTACATCGTACACCTGAAAAAAGCAACAAAATCAGAGAgtacaaaaaagaagaggagaatCAGACTAACAGGAAAAAtcaacaaaccaaacaaaactagaTCTCCGACCAAAGGAGTCTGATCGataaaaacaaagaaaggaGATTCATGTCTTGTATCCTTGAGTACTGACCTTGCCATGGATGACGACCCAGCAGTCTTTCCTGGAAGAGTGGGGCGAGACGTCCGACGGGGAGAAGAGCTGCAGCTGCATCGTCTCGGTCTCCTCCGCCATAGATGGAGTGGAGACAACGCTCTCTTCGACCACTGGGGGAGCAGAGCGGAGAGGGATatccaagaagaagatgctggGCGCAAATAGGAGGAGGCAGAAGAGCTTAGCTGAGCTGAGCACACCAAGAGAGCTTGCTGCTCGTCTTGGTCTGCGGTTGGTCGCGGGTTGGTGTGTGGCTGCTCGCTGCTCGGAGACGACGAGGCCGGACGTGACGTCACGGTCACAATGGGCCGCTTTTGGATACAGTATTGTTGGGCTGTTCGGCCCAAGAGCCCAGTTGTTTTGGGCTCTATGAGCCCTGAGGGACTAACATCACGGTACATGGGGTTTTCTGGTCTGTGACTTTTTGGTAGCATCACGGTACATGGtgttttctgcaaaaaaaatattcaaatcTCTTGCTCCATAAGACCACTAGGGGGGTTATTTATGAATAGGGTAAGTTGAGTGTCTCACAGATATGTCATATTGGTCGTTTTTAAAGAACTTGGCATGTTAGTTCTTGTGTGGCCTCCTAAGTTTGTATTTCTAGGCTCCTCTATAAAATTGccattctatttttttcaaatattttcCAAATTGGCCATTACGGTAAATGGGCCGGGTCGGTCGTTAGGAAATAAGTTTGGTGCACTTTAATTTGGGGTTTAATATATAGTTCGGTTCCAGTTTGGACCCATGGACGGATCCAAGGGGGTCGCCGGGGGCTTCGCCCCCTAAGAAATTTTATACTAATAAGCTCATTAAAAATCATTTTAAAATAGGTGAAGACTCTGATCGCTCCTAATCCTAACTCTCCCCTAGTGTCAAATTACTGGCTCTGTCCCTGTTTGGACCCAAAGTTTTGATCGGTGCACGAGAACTTGTTCCCTTCTTTCAGTTTAATCATGCGTGGCCAACGGGTATATATGTAATCTGCCAACAGCTAGTTGTCTTCGTCCATCAGATTTGACCAGTCCAGTAGTATCCTGCAGGCAGAATTCAGCAGAGTTGCTCATGGATATGTTCGACAGCACACAGAAAATGACTTGCAAAAGCATGACTGCATGAGGCGCGTACCTTCCAAATGCCTTGCCTAGCAACACTTAGTTCATGCACACGATCTGCTAGCTATATATCGACTCCTCCATGACCACCATTCTTCACATCATCCAGCAATCAATCAACCACTGGCActgcaaagaaagaaatagaCGAACGGGGCGCAAACAATGGCGTTGGGCCGCCGTTGGTGTGTAGCAGCTCTTCTTCTCGCCGTCTCCTTCATCGCCGCAACCGCAGACCCTGAGCATGGCCTGACCGTCTTCTGGGGCCGGAACAAGGACGAGGGCTCCCTCGCGGAAGCCTGCGACACGGGCATCTACAACACGGTCATCATCTCCTTCTACAGCGTCTTCGGCCACGGCAGGTACTGGGGCGACCTCTCCGGCCACCCGCTCAACGACATCGGCGCCGACATCGTGCGCTGCCAGCAGAAGGAAGTCGTCGTGCTCCTctccatcggcggcggcgggaaggaCTACTCGCTGCCGACCGCGCAGTCCGCCGTCGACGTCGCCGACAACCTCTGGAACGCGCACCTCGGCGGCTCCCGCCGCGGCGTGTTCCGCCCGTTCGGGGACGACGTGGCGGTCGACGGCATCGACTTCTTCATCGACCAGGGCGGTGCGCCGGACCACTACGACGAGCTGGCCAGGCTTCTGTCGACCTACAAGACGCGCCAATACGACCATGTGAGGCTGACGGCGACGCCGCGGTGCGTGTTCCCGGACCGGCGCATCGAGCGGGCGCTCGACACGGGCGTGTTCGAGCGGATCCATGTCCGGTTCTACGGCGACGACCGGTGCTCGTACCCGCACGTGCACAAGGACGGGGTGATGGCGCAGTGGAACAAGTGGTCGACTAGGTACCCCCGGAGCTGGATCTACCTGGGGCTGCCGGCGGCCAACGAGCCGGGGAGGAACGACGTCGTCGGCGTCATGTCCTTGAAGTACGACCTCATGCCCGGCGTGAAGCAGGCGCCCAACTACGGCGGGGTCATGCTCTGGGACAGGTACCACGACAAGCTCACCGGCTACGGCCGCGACATCTACAACGCCGGCGTCATCTAATTAAGTAACAAGCATTGTAactgtgtctgtgtgtgtgaCAGTGAAAAATTGCTTATAAGCTGTGTATTGTACGAATAAATCATCAGAGGTCCATAATGAGACCTCGAGATCgatgttttgaatttttctaaTTGATGCAATCTGCAACTGTGTTAGCATGCATGATCGGTTTTGAATAATCATCCTGTTTTGTTTGAAACTAAATCGGATTTCTGCAGCACGGGTTTGGGATTACGGTTTGACGAATTGGGGGAATCTGGTTTCGTGCCTTGATATGGCGATTCTGAGTTTGGGTCTCGGTCTGGGACCCAACCGTGTAAAAGAGATTGCCATCTCACGGCGAAACTAAATCATGTGCGAAACTGTAGTTGTGTTGCTGTGTGCTGAAACCTGGAGGCTAGAGCAGTCACAAGTAATTCTTATTGTGACCTGCAGAACAGCCACTTTATCCATCTTTGCTAGAATGCCTTGTTGTTTGAACTGAATTGTGTGCACAGATGAAAAGGGGAACAGTCCTGAAACCCGGAGCAATCACAAGTAATTAATGTTGTTATTGTGAACTTTCTAGCTGATCTGTATAACTTAGAGCTGAAATGACATAATGTGAGATTGTGAGCATTTTAGCAATATCAGAACACTCCCCTTGCTTGGATTTGATGGTTCAGGTTTTGAGGAGTCATCAGATTTTGTTTCAGATTGCGGCAAATTTGTGCAGCAAGGGTTTGGTATTACCGTTTGATGAGTTCAGGGCAGTTCGGTTTTGTGTCTTGGTCAGGGGTATTTGCGGTTAGGCTGTGGGATGCAACATGCCATTTCCCAGGAGAACCAAAATTTGTGTGCATACAGATGGAAAGCTACATAGGAGAGTTCTGAATTCCGGAGTAATTCATAATCTTCTTGTGACCTTATGCCTATCTTTGGTAGTATGATAATAGTGTCATTTCGATTTCTTTAGTTAtatgaacttattttatagcCATATCTGTTTAACTCAGAT carries:
- the LOC100830985 gene encoding xylanase inhibitor protein 1; this translates as MALGRRWCVAALLLAVSFIAATADPEHGLTVFWGRNKDEGSLAEACDTGIYNTVIISFYSVFGHGRYWGDLSGHPLNDIGADIVRCQQKEVVVLLSIGGGGKDYSLPTAQSAVDVADNLWNAHLGGSRRGVFRPFGDDVAVDGIDFFIDQGGAPDHYDELARLLSTYKTRQYDHVRLTATPRCVFPDRRIERALDTGVFERIHVRFYGDDRCSYPHVHKDGVMAQWNKWSTRYPRSWIYLGLPAANEPGRNDVVGVMSLKYDLMPGVKQAPNYGGVMLWDRYHDKLTGYGRDIYNAGVI
- the LOC100831901 gene encoding cytochrome b5 — its product is MAEETETMQLQLFSPSDVSPHSSRKDCWVVIHGKVYDVTKFLEDHPGGEDVLLHVSASGDATEAFEDVGHSTSAISMMNSYLIGSIEDYVPPNPSDAGTVDGSYMALNSQTMQRNKGSPAPNIFLDYVLPLFMLVMAVSGWYYLTFVAKN